GGCCCATTTCGGTGTAGGTCGCTCCGGGGCGTCCTGAGAGGACCGACCACAGGCGGCGCGATTCGCCAACGGGGATGACGTGGTCGTACCGGTCGTGCAGAAGCATGATCCGCGGCGCCTTGATGTCGTTCACGTAGCTCATCGGTGACATCGTCATGAGCCGTTCCTTCGCGGCACGCGGCAGCTCACGAAGCGCGCTCTCCACATCGTCAGCCCCGGCGGACAGGAGCCGCAGGGAGGCGCGGCCATCCATAGAGAGCTCGCTCGCGTCGACGTGACCTATCGGCGACCGGATGATGACGGTCTTGGACGCGTTCCAGGTGATGCGTTTCTCGAACGCTTCTCTCAAGCGCGTTGCGTCGGCCGGTGGCAGCCAATCGGTGACGGAACGCACGTACGTCTGCCACGTGAGCGGATCGACGTCCCACGGTTCCCGAACATCGCCAAGCGTGCGTGTGCCGCTCGCGATGTCCACCGCGAGCGTCCACATCGAGGAGTACGGCGCGTAAGCAAAGACGAACGTCACGCGGTCACGAATGCGCGGACTCGCGGCGGCCATGAGCGCGAACGACGCGCCGACACACACGCCCAGCACGCCACTCCTGGTCGCGTCGACATACGGCTGCTGGATCAGCGTTCCGTAGGCGGACGCAAGCTCCCCGATGTCTCCGGCATCGAGGCGGAGGTCGCGCATCGTCGTCGAGCGGTGGAGAAGCGCCGCGAAGCCGGAACGCGCAAGTCCGTCGCCGAGGCGCGTGACCAGCGGATGTTCGACGCCGGCCGGGACGACGCCCAGGACGACGAGGACGCCGGGATGCGGACCATCGGACGGCGGGCGGTACAGATCAGCCTCACCCCGGCCGCCATGGGTCGTGAGCCAGCGCGTCTCGATCGCCGGCCGTCTCGTCATTCGATCGACCGGCCCGGAAGGTATGGGCAGCATCTTGAGCATGAACACCGTGGCCCTGGCGATCGCGCGGGCAGTCACCCGCGCACCTCGGGACTCGCTCCGGGTCGCGATCACCCAGCGGCCGCTGGCAGCGGAGCCGCGGTCAGCTTTTCCGCGACCGCCATCGATCACTCATCGATCTCAGTGAAGCTTGCCGCGGTCGAGCGCCCCGAAGAAGACGTGGTGATCGCGCGCGCGCAAGCCCTCCTTGAGATCCGCGACTTCCTTCCGCACCGCGCCGGCGCGGAGGTCGCGTCCATGGGCATCGGTCGTCTCCGCGCTGATCGGGCCACTGCTGAACAGCCACAGCGGATGTGTTGAGAGGATCGGACGGTTGTGCTCGACGAATCGGACCGCGTCCTTTAGCCACGAACCGATGTAGACAGCGCTACCGACGACGAATGCGTCGTACGTGCCGGCGTCGCGCACCTCATCCACGCGGCGTGCGTCGACCGAGAGCCGCTGCTGTCCGAGTTTCGCCGCGATCCGCTTTGCGATGCCTTCAGTCGCGCCGTATTTCGTTGCGTATGCGACCAGCACCTTCATGCGAGGACCTCCAACCTGGCGCTCATGGCCGCTCTCGGCCGGCGCATGCGTCTCCGGTCGGCGTCGTCCGCGTGTTTCAGGCCGGGACAGGCTGCGGTCGCTGTGTCTCGGCCGCGTCGGCGTCGGCCTTCGTCGCGTGGATCGTTTCGGCAGCGTGCTGCGGCGGGGCGTACACCGTGAACAGCTTCATCGGTCGCTCGCCCGTGTTGACGACGTTGTGCAGGGCGCCGGCCGGAACGCAGAGGATCGCGCCCTTCTCGAAGGGCTCGCGAGCTCCGTTGATCACGGCAACGCCTTCGCCTTTCACGGCGTACAGGAGCTGATCGCCGTCGTGGCTCTCGGCACCGATCTCCTCGCCTGGGAGAAGAGACATGAGGACCACCTGGCTCTTGGCTGCGGTGAAGACGACCTTGCGGAAGGAGTCATTCTCCTTCGCGGCGTCTTTCAGCTCGATGATGCGTGGCTCAAGCATGGCAAGACCTCCTTGTCTCGACCGAGCATGCCGGGACGGCCCGCGACCGCACAGAGTCCGACGGACTTGCTGCGAAGGGTCAGATGACCTTTGCTATGTGCGATGGATGACGACAGACGGCGCTGGACCGGCCGTCGCCCAGGCTGTGGGTGTCTGTCCGGATGTGGGAGCTTTCTCTTCGTCCTCGTGCTCGGCGGTGCGCTGAGCCTCTTCAACGCCGTGTTCGGGATCGGCGTGTCGGTCGGGATCCCATTCACTCAGAGCAACGTCACGGCGGCGGGCTCGATCGGTACGAAGGACAAGGTCGTGAGCGGCCTGCCGAGCTACACGCAGGGCAGGCTCGCGGGCAATCAGAACTTCATCAATCAATCGGGGACGCTCACCGTCGGACCGGCGGAGGGAGTCGGGATCTTCGTGATCGGCAAACAGGAAGGGGCGCCCGCCGTCGACCTCTATCTGGTGCTTCGCTAAGGAGCACGCGGCGCACGCCACCTAACATCCGAGCCATGGCGCCGCCCAGGACCCGCGCAGAGCGTCAGCGCATCCGTCGCG
This Candidatus Limnocylindria bacterium DNA region includes the following protein-coding sequences:
- a CDS encoding flavodoxin domain-containing protein — protein: MKVLVAYATKYGATEGIAKRIAAKLGQQRLSVDARRVDEVRDAGTYDAFVVGSAVYIGSWLKDAVRFVEHNRPILSTHPLWLFSSGPISAETTDAHGRDLRAGAVRKEVADLKEGLRARDHHVFFGALDRGKLH
- a CDS encoding cupin domain-containing protein translates to MLEPRIIELKDAAKENDSFRKVVFTAAKSQVVLMSLLPGEEIGAESHDGDQLLYAVKGEGVAVINGAREPFEKGAILCVPAGALHNVVNTGERPMKLFTVYAPPQHAAETIHATKADADAAETQRPQPVPA